From Mycolicibacterium fluoranthenivorans, one genomic window encodes:
- a CDS encoding helix-turn-helix transcriptional regulator, producing the protein MVIHGLREALVSTGSFPELLTADQVSALLGVSAATLNRWAALRETTGEQIGPPCYTLSERVRRWDAAEVRSWLKQVRR; encoded by the coding sequence ATGGTGATTCACGGTCTCCGAGAAGCGCTTGTGTCCACCGGTAGCTTTCCTGAGCTGCTGACCGCGGATCAGGTGTCGGCGCTCCTCGGCGTCTCCGCCGCGACGCTCAACCGCTGGGCCGCACTCCGCGAAACCACGGGCGAGCAGATCGGGCCGCCCTGCTACACCCTCTCGGAGCGGGTGCGCCGCTGGGATGCGGCCGAAGTCCGGTCCTGGCTCAAACAGGTGCGTCGGTAA
- a CDS encoding acyl-ACP desaturase: MPQDLPDVQLLRELEPVVEQNINRHLSMRKDWNPHDYIPWSDGKNFYALGGQEWDPEQSKLSEVAQTAMVQNLLTEDNLPSYHREIAMNFTMDGPWGWWVNRWTAEENRHGIALRDYLLVTRAIDPIELEELRVEQVTRGFSPGQNQQGDLFASTLFDSVVYVTFQELATRVSHRNTGKACEETVADQLLGRISADENLHMIFYRDISAAGLDLVPNQAMKSLHRVLRNFKMPGYTVPEFRRKAVIIAVGGVYDPRIHLDDVVMPVLKKWRIFEREDFTGEGARLRDDLGLLVQELEETCVKFEVAKERRLERERKIAEKKAMKNLLVSTSAAG, encoded by the coding sequence GTGCCGCAAGATCTACCCGACGTGCAGTTGTTGCGAGAACTTGAGCCCGTCGTCGAACAGAACATCAACCGGCATCTGTCGATGCGCAAGGACTGGAACCCGCACGACTACATCCCGTGGTCGGACGGCAAGAACTTCTATGCGCTCGGCGGTCAGGAATGGGATCCGGAGCAGTCCAAACTCTCCGAGGTCGCCCAGACCGCGATGGTGCAGAACCTGCTGACCGAAGACAACCTGCCCTCGTATCACCGCGAGATCGCGATGAACTTCACCATGGACGGCCCGTGGGGCTGGTGGGTGAACCGCTGGACCGCCGAGGAGAACCGGCACGGTATCGCCCTGCGCGACTACCTGCTGGTCACCCGCGCCATCGATCCGATCGAGCTGGAGGAACTGCGCGTCGAGCAGGTCACCCGCGGCTTCTCACCCGGCCAGAACCAGCAGGGCGACCTGTTCGCGTCGACCCTCTTCGATTCCGTCGTCTACGTGACGTTCCAGGAACTGGCCACCCGCGTCTCGCACCGCAACACCGGCAAGGCCTGCGAGGAGACCGTCGCCGACCAGCTGCTGGGCCGCATCTCCGCCGATGAGAACCTGCACATGATCTTCTACCGCGATATCAGCGCCGCGGGCCTGGACCTGGTCCCCAATCAGGCGATGAAATCGCTGCACCGGGTGCTGCGCAACTTCAAGATGCCCGGATACACGGTGCCGGAGTTCCGCCGCAAGGCCGTCATCATCGCCGTCGGCGGTGTCTACGACCCGCGGATCCACCTGGACGATGTAGTGATGCCGGTGCTGAAGAAGTGGCGCATCTTCGAGCGCGAGGACTTCACCGGCGAGGGTGCCCGGCTGCGCGACGACCTGGGGCTGCTGGTGCAGGAGCTCGAGGAGACCTGCGTGAAGTTCGAGGTGGCCAAGGAACGCCGGCTGGAACGCGAGCGCAAGATCGCCGAGAAGAAGGCGATGAAGAACCTCCTGGTGTCGACCTCCGCGGCGGGATGA
- a CDS encoding TetR/AcrR family transcriptional regulator, translated as MELRSSAPSGQRRGRWSGVPLRDRQALRRSELITAGVTLLGGPEGPSLTVRAVCRAAGLTERYFYESFSDRDEFVRAVYDDVCTTAMTALASSSTPREAVEAFVALMVDDPTRGRVLLLAPEREPVLTRSGADWMPTFIGLLQSRLSHVSDPARQQMIATGLVGALTALFTAYLDNRLSATRQQFIDYCSDLVLRRAATH; from the coding sequence ATGGAGCTTAGGAGCAGTGCGCCGTCTGGTCAACGACGAGGCCGTTGGTCGGGAGTTCCGCTGCGCGACCGTCAGGCGCTCCGGCGCAGCGAGCTGATCACCGCCGGCGTCACGCTGCTCGGCGGCCCGGAGGGGCCCAGCCTCACGGTGCGCGCAGTGTGCCGGGCAGCCGGTCTCACCGAGCGCTACTTCTACGAAAGCTTCAGCGACCGAGACGAATTCGTGCGCGCCGTATACGACGACGTATGCACCACGGCAATGACGGCGTTGGCGTCGTCGAGCACACCGCGCGAGGCCGTGGAGGCATTCGTGGCCCTCATGGTCGACGATCCGACGCGGGGACGGGTGCTGCTGCTGGCCCCGGAACGCGAACCGGTGCTCACCAGATCCGGCGCCGACTGGATGCCCACTTTCATCGGGCTGTTGCAGAGCCGGCTGAGCCACGTGAGCGACCCCGCGCGCCAACAGATGATCGCCACCGGCTTGGTCGGTGCCCTGACGGCACTGTTCACCGCCTACCTGGACAACCGTCTGTCGGCCACCCGGCAGCAGTTCATCGACTACTGCAGTGACCTGGTGTTACGCCGCGCCGCGACGCACTGA
- a CDS encoding DNA cytosine methyltransferase — protein MTGSLTSVELFAGGGGMALGTRQAGFQHLALVEWFKPAAAILRHNARLQPDLWREELVHEVDVRRWLKRPTIETSDVDLVAGGPPCQPFSLAGVHAGDEDDRNMFPAALDAVRKFQPKFVIFENVPGLTRPSFAPYFAYIKRQLEKPTVVAKDGELWTDHDGRIQRARPRSLRYVVREHLLDAADFGLPQARRRVFLIAIRDDLPGAETFPENIDGDHSRDALLYDQWVTGDYWADHKLAMPEQPEGLEFRLGQLKERGRPDKGRWQTIRDAVRGLPEPLNGIEAIGVSNHRGVPGARVYPKHSGSPFDWPAKTIKAGVHGVSGGEAMIRFDDGRVRYLTVREAARIQGFPDSYEFPVPRSRGMGAIGNAVASPIARMLAERLRATASEDAAGSA, from the coding sequence ATGACTGGCTCGCTCACGTCCGTCGAACTCTTCGCAGGTGGCGGTGGTATGGCGCTCGGTACACGCCAAGCTGGGTTTCAACACCTTGCCCTAGTGGAGTGGTTCAAGCCTGCGGCAGCAATATTGCGTCACAACGCCCGACTTCAGCCGGATCTGTGGCGTGAAGAGCTCGTACATGAAGTGGATGTCAGGCGATGGCTAAAACGGCCGACCATTGAGACTAGCGATGTCGATTTAGTCGCAGGTGGCCCACCGTGCCAACCTTTTTCACTCGCAGGCGTTCACGCAGGTGACGAAGACGATCGCAACATGTTTCCAGCAGCGCTCGATGCGGTTCGGAAATTCCAGCCGAAGTTTGTCATTTTCGAGAACGTTCCGGGCTTGACGCGTCCGTCTTTCGCTCCGTACTTCGCATACATCAAGCGTCAACTCGAAAAGCCGACTGTAGTAGCGAAAGACGGGGAGCTCTGGACTGACCATGACGGCCGCATTCAAAGGGCACGTCCTCGTTCTCTGCGCTACGTCGTACGTGAGCATCTCCTTGACGCCGCCGACTTCGGATTGCCACAAGCCCGTCGACGTGTGTTCCTGATCGCGATACGCGATGACTTGCCGGGCGCCGAGACATTTCCGGAGAACATTGACGGCGACCATTCGCGTGATGCACTCCTCTACGACCAGTGGGTGACCGGCGACTACTGGGCTGATCACAAATTGGCGATGCCTGAGCAGCCTGAAGGTTTGGAGTTTCGACTTGGCCAGTTGAAGGAACGCGGACGGCCCGACAAAGGCCGCTGGCAGACGATCCGAGATGCGGTCCGCGGACTGCCTGAACCGCTGAATGGTATTGAGGCCATCGGTGTTTCAAATCACCGCGGTGTACCAGGAGCTCGAGTCTATCCAAAGCATTCTGGCAGTCCATTCGACTGGCCCGCAAAGACTATCAAAGCCGGCGTTCACGGAGTGAGCGGAGGCGAAGCGATGATCCGTTTCGACGATGGCCGCGTTCGCTACCTCACTGTACGAGAAGCCGCTCGAATCCAGGGCTTCCCGGATAGTTACGAGTTTCCCGTACCAAGGTCACGCGGGATGGGAGCCATCGGGAATGCCGTAGCTTCCCCTATCGCGCGCATGCTGGCAGAACGGCTTAGGGCCACGGCCTCGGAGGATGCTGCGGGTAGCGCGTAG
- a CDS encoding very short patch repair endonuclease, with protein sequence MTRDPAMTSRIMAAVRNANTRPEMLLRRELHSRGLRYRLTSTLTGRPDIVFGPARVACFVDGDRWHGNGWKVRGFTSFEDEFEHANSDFWKEKIRRNIERDREVDERLAATGWRVIRIWASDIEKDVSGAADRVEAVVRSQTTGEAV encoded by the coding sequence ATGACGCGCGATCCGGCAATGACCTCACGGATTATGGCCGCCGTCAGGAATGCCAATACTCGGCCGGAAATGTTGCTGCGGCGCGAACTTCATAGCCGCGGCCTCCGTTACAGACTAACCTCCACTCTCACCGGAAGGCCCGACATCGTTTTCGGACCTGCTCGTGTTGCGTGCTTCGTTGACGGTGACCGTTGGCATGGCAATGGCTGGAAAGTCCGTGGATTCACTTCGTTCGAAGATGAGTTTGAGCACGCGAATTCCGACTTCTGGAAGGAGAAGATCCGGCGGAACATCGAACGAGACCGCGAAGTGGATGAGCGTTTAGCGGCGACCGGATGGCGCGTGATCCGTATCTGGGCATCTGACATCGAGAAGGATGTCAGTGGGGCGGCGGATCGCGTTGAAGCTGTGGTCCGCAGCCAGACGACGGGCGAGGCTGTATGA
- a CDS encoding plasmid replication, integration and excision activator translates to MSIPKWLQVGHDQVFALGAFLVSEVTPMIDFDKSSGENRVQARDRDTGLPMWQVEVLDGDPAAPKRSRTVTVKFASPTQPSAPANSSGTPFTPVVFDGLMALPYVEKSGDFSRIAWSFRASDMRAPGKPSTSAATNRESA, encoded by the coding sequence ATGTCCATCCCGAAATGGCTCCAGGTCGGCCACGACCAGGTGTTCGCCCTCGGCGCGTTCCTCGTATCCGAGGTGACGCCCATGATCGACTTCGACAAGTCCTCCGGCGAGAACCGCGTGCAGGCCAGGGATCGCGATACCGGCTTGCCGATGTGGCAGGTCGAAGTGCTCGACGGCGATCCGGCGGCACCAAAGCGCAGCCGAACGGTGACGGTCAAGTTCGCATCACCGACGCAGCCCTCTGCGCCCGCCAATTCCAGCGGGACACCCTTTACCCCAGTGGTTTTCGACGGTCTCATGGCGCTGCCCTACGTTGAGAAATCGGGTGACTTCTCCCGGATCGCCTGGTCGTTTCGAGCCTCCGACATGAGGGCACCGGGCAAGCCGTCCACGAGCGCAGCGACAAATCGGGAGTCGGCATGA
- a CDS encoding NUDIX hydrolase yields the protein MAATPKHSVSVAGIVVRDDGRVLVIKRDDNGHWEAPGGVLELDESFEAGVQREVLEETGLEVAVERLTGVYKNLTHGIVALVYRCRPAAGEPHATDEAREIRWMTKEEVQGVMVPAFAVRVSDAFEEAPQSRVHDGVKLV from the coding sequence ATGGCAGCCACACCGAAACATTCGGTCAGCGTCGCCGGCATCGTGGTCCGCGATGATGGCCGGGTCCTCGTCATCAAGCGCGACGACAATGGCCACTGGGAGGCGCCGGGGGGAGTCCTCGAACTGGATGAATCCTTCGAGGCCGGTGTTCAGCGTGAGGTGCTGGAAGAGACCGGCCTTGAGGTTGCCGTCGAGCGGCTGACGGGTGTCTACAAGAACTTGACCCACGGAATCGTCGCGTTGGTATACCGCTGCCGGCCGGCCGCTGGTGAGCCCCACGCAACCGACGAGGCTCGGGAAATCCGTTGGATGACAAAGGAAGAAGTTCAAGGAGTGATGGTACCGGCGTTTGCGGTGCGCGTCTCGGATGCATTCGAGGAAGCGCCCCAATCGCGGGTCCATGACGGGGTCAAACTCGTGTAA
- a CDS encoding oxygenase MpaB family protein, giving the protein MAQETSPTCPAADDAALAAGCPVSAGGYDAPPVPLGPDSLTWKYFGQWTGLFQGTWAGSMQNMHPQLGAAVKDHSIFFMERIPRLMRSIYPIGGVVFDGYRAPQTGAEVRDYHIGIKGVDEQGRRYSALNPEVFYWAHATFFKSTLLAAEKFGGGITEADKRQLFSEHITWYRMYGMSMRPVPKSWEEFQEYWDHMCRNVLENNYAAREVMDLSTMPKHPSLQWIPDWLWAQNLKIMQRFLTFMTVALYDPPIRDLMGYTWSPRQQWLHDRLCAGITLVTKFGPKRRLMHPRKRSAMDRATGRIPVDSPLVQTPARNLPPVEYRDSPNFYCPKVG; this is encoded by the coding sequence GTGGCACAAGAGACGTCGCCGACATGCCCGGCAGCCGACGATGCTGCACTCGCCGCGGGTTGCCCGGTGTCTGCGGGTGGTTATGACGCGCCGCCGGTCCCGCTCGGCCCGGACTCGTTGACCTGGAAGTACTTCGGTCAATGGACCGGCCTGTTCCAGGGCACCTGGGCCGGTTCGATGCAGAACATGCATCCACAGCTGGGTGCAGCGGTGAAGGACCACTCGATTTTCTTCATGGAACGGATCCCGCGGCTGATGCGGTCGATCTATCCCATCGGCGGCGTGGTGTTCGACGGCTATCGGGCGCCACAGACCGGCGCCGAGGTACGCGATTACCACATCGGCATCAAGGGCGTCGACGAGCAGGGCCGCCGCTACAGCGCGCTGAACCCGGAGGTCTTCTACTGGGCGCACGCGACGTTCTTCAAGTCGACCCTGCTGGCCGCCGAGAAGTTCGGCGGCGGGATCACCGAGGCCGACAAGCGTCAGCTGTTCTCCGAGCACATCACCTGGTACCGCATGTACGGGATGAGCATGCGGCCGGTCCCCAAGAGCTGGGAGGAATTCCAGGAGTACTGGGACCACATGTGCCGCAACGTATTGGAGAACAACTACGCGGCGCGTGAGGTGATGGACCTGTCGACCATGCCCAAACATCCTTCGCTGCAATGGATTCCGGATTGGCTCTGGGCGCAGAACCTGAAGATCATGCAACGGTTCCTGACGTTCATGACGGTGGCACTCTACGACCCGCCGATCCGTGACCTGATGGGTTACACCTGGTCGCCCCGTCAGCAATGGCTGCACGACCGGCTGTGTGCGGGGATCACGCTGGTCACCAAGTTCGGTCCCAAGCGCAGGTTGATGCATCCGCGGAAGCGTTCCGCGATGGACCGGGCGACGGGCCGGATTCCGGTGGACTCGCCACTGGTGCAGACCCCGGCACGGAATCTGCCGCCGGTCGAGTACCGCGACAGCCCGAATTTCTACTGCCCGAAGGTCGGCTGA
- a CDS encoding FtsK/SpoIIIE domain-containing protein, translated as MNPDPYAQLDPDTPFRLDHVVNFLATLGLWVAIIVGVSAAVLIYWRLHSPETFEERFATPATLLSWRLWAYISWRRLCKRCGLSASEQVTRRDKEGRQVTSTRWFHPKLLGTEVSQTTLRLTVRARMGQTVEDLERAVPAIRDAAGAHSARAVVVSPGTLRIELIKREQLSTVRHAAPPMAVTTTRVTLGRREDGSDWILPLSGRHILTVGCSGAGKGSVFWGIACGLGPAAAAGVVHLIGIDLKYGIELSIGAGLFTKIATTEADAVATLAGLEMLMDKRGREMAGGTREHRPTKASPLVVLLIDELAGLTAYMSDPALRKEAAASLSRILTKGRALGIVVAAFLQDPRKEILPMRGLFTQTIALRLRSREEVTMVLGDGMAEKAPAHRISPDRPGTGYIIAEDGHATKVRSDYWSDDQIRSTARQYGRSRIAGGQRSE; from the coding sequence ATGAATCCCGATCCCTACGCACAGCTCGATCCCGACACCCCGTTCCGGCTCGACCACGTCGTGAATTTCCTCGCCACTCTCGGCCTGTGGGTGGCGATCATCGTGGGAGTCAGTGCCGCCGTCCTCATCTACTGGCGACTGCACTCACCTGAGACGTTCGAAGAACGGTTCGCAACACCGGCCACACTCCTGAGCTGGCGACTGTGGGCGTACATCTCCTGGCGCAGGCTCTGCAAGCGCTGCGGCTTGTCCGCCTCCGAACAGGTGACGCGTCGCGACAAAGAGGGGCGCCAGGTCACTTCGACCCGCTGGTTTCATCCAAAGCTGTTGGGAACAGAGGTGTCTCAGACCACCCTGCGGCTCACGGTGCGGGCAAGGATGGGACAAACCGTGGAAGACCTGGAGCGCGCAGTCCCTGCGATCCGTGACGCTGCTGGCGCACATTCGGCGCGGGCGGTTGTCGTCTCGCCGGGGACGCTGCGCATCGAGCTGATCAAGCGGGAGCAGTTGTCGACGGTACGTCACGCAGCGCCGCCAATGGCGGTGACAACAACACGGGTGACGCTCGGACGGCGCGAGGACGGTTCCGATTGGATCCTTCCCTTGAGCGGCCGACACATCCTTACCGTGGGCTGCTCGGGTGCAGGCAAAGGTTCCGTCTTCTGGGGCATCGCCTGCGGGCTTGGTCCTGCCGCCGCCGCCGGAGTAGTTCATCTCATCGGAATCGACCTGAAGTACGGCATCGAATTATCAATCGGTGCAGGGCTATTCACCAAGATCGCGACCACCGAGGCCGACGCCGTGGCAACCCTTGCTGGGCTGGAGATGCTGATGGACAAGCGGGGCAGGGAGATGGCCGGCGGCACACGCGAGCACCGGCCGACCAAGGCCTCACCGCTGGTCGTGCTGCTGATCGACGAGCTGGCCGGGCTGACTGCCTACATGAGCGACCCAGCCCTGCGTAAGGAAGCCGCCGCCTCGTTGTCACGAATCCTGACCAAGGGTCGTGCGCTGGGCATCGTGGTCGCCGCGTTCCTGCAGGACCCCCGCAAGGAAATCTTGCCGATGCGAGGCCTGTTCACCCAAACCATCGCGCTTCGACTGCGATCGCGCGAAGAAGTCACGATGGTCCTCGGTGACGGCATGGCCGAGAAAGCGCCAGCGCACCGAATCAGCCCCGACAGACCCGGCACCGGCTACATCATCGCCGAGGACGGCCATGCGACCAAGGTCCGATCCGACTACTGGTCTGACGACCAGATCCGCTCCACTGCGCGGCAATACGGAAGGTCAAGGATCGCAGGAGGGCAGCGCAGTGAATAA
- a CDS encoding site-specific integrase, translating to MAGNTPRGIRKRMNAAGEPRYQVRYLIRDPDAPSGWVETSATFPTLREAKAFKSERDNEAALGARRFDPRLGRTPLSRIWTQFSDSKRPAVSPKTWSGYTQHWELRIKPRFGHVPVDEITRADVQAFVDGLTVGPWAKVSTLRLLRSILDVAHQDGRIHRNPALGVSAGRIPERERHRYLTAQEVQKLAVACGDQGDVVTILAYTGLRWSELVGLRVKDIDLVARRLYVRRAAPEVEGHIVIGPPKTRAGIRTVPLPQVVVDIFKGRITGREPDEPAVTSPNGAMMRSNNWRRHTHWNKALKKTDLAPLTIHDLRHTYASLARKSGADLRYVQKTMGHSTPTVTANIYSDLYSDELDQVATNLDQLHATEIHAPKTGQEPDEED from the coding sequence ATGGCCGGCAACACTCCGCGCGGCATCCGCAAACGGATGAACGCCGCCGGCGAGCCCCGCTACCAAGTCCGCTACCTGATCCGTGACCCCGACGCCCCATCCGGCTGGGTGGAAACATCGGCGACCTTCCCAACCCTGCGGGAGGCAAAGGCCTTCAAGTCCGAACGGGACAACGAAGCCGCGCTCGGCGCCCGACGGTTCGACCCCCGCCTTGGTCGGACGCCGCTCAGCAGAATCTGGACGCAGTTCTCCGACTCCAAGAGGCCGGCGGTGTCGCCGAAGACCTGGAGCGGTTACACCCAGCACTGGGAACTGCGCATCAAGCCGCGGTTCGGTCACGTGCCCGTCGACGAGATCACCCGCGCCGACGTCCAGGCCTTCGTGGACGGCCTGACAGTCGGGCCGTGGGCGAAGGTATCGACACTGCGCCTGCTCCGGTCGATTCTCGACGTCGCACACCAGGACGGCCGAATCCACCGCAACCCCGCCCTCGGCGTCTCGGCTGGCCGCATTCCCGAGCGGGAACGTCACCGATACCTGACCGCTCAAGAGGTCCAGAAGCTCGCTGTCGCGTGCGGGGATCAGGGCGACGTGGTGACGATCCTGGCCTACACCGGCCTGCGCTGGTCCGAACTCGTCGGCCTCCGGGTCAAGGACATCGACCTCGTGGCTCGTCGGCTCTACGTCCGACGGGCGGCACCCGAAGTTGAAGGCCACATTGTTATCGGGCCGCCCAAGACCCGAGCCGGCATTAGAACCGTCCCGCTCCCCCAAGTCGTGGTCGACATCTTCAAGGGGCGTATCACCGGGCGGGAACCAGACGAGCCCGCAGTCACCTCACCCAATGGCGCGATGATGCGCTCCAACAACTGGCGTCGCCACACCCACTGGAACAAAGCCCTCAAGAAGACCGACCTAGCGCCACTGACCATCCATGATCTACGCCACACCTACGCCAGCCTGGCCCGCAAATCCGGCGCCGACCTCAGATATGTCCAGAAGACCATGGGCCACTCCACGCCGACCGTGACCGCGAACATCTACAGCGACCTCTACTCCGACGAGCTGGACCAGGTCGCGACGAACCTCGATCAGCTTCATGCGACCGAGATTCATGCACCCAAGACCGGCCAAGAACCGGACGAAGAAGACTGA
- a CDS encoding group I truncated hemoglobin has translation MSIYAQIGGAEAIETVVEDFYVRVLADDELAGFFTGTNMARLKGKQAEFFGAALGGPDPYTGAPMRQVHQGRGITPHHFALVAGHLSDSLTAAGVPEPLVAEIIAAVAPLADEITTARSA, from the coding sequence ATGAGCATCTACGCGCAGATCGGCGGGGCGGAGGCCATCGAGACCGTCGTCGAGGACTTCTACGTCCGTGTGCTCGCCGACGACGAGCTGGCGGGCTTCTTCACGGGAACGAACATGGCCCGGCTCAAAGGCAAACAGGCCGAGTTCTTCGGTGCTGCTCTGGGTGGGCCCGACCCTTACACCGGCGCACCCATGCGTCAGGTTCATCAGGGGCGTGGGATCACCCCGCACCACTTCGCTCTGGTCGCCGGGCATCTGTCGGACAGCCTGACCGCCGCCGGGGTACCTGAGCCGCTGGTGGCCGAGATCATCGCCGCGGTCGCGCCGTTGGCCGACGAGATCACGACGGCGCGCAGCGCCTGA
- a CDS encoding serine/threonine-protein kinase: MQRPELLGDRYELRGLLGRGGMAEVHSGWDVRLGRAVAIKLLSAPLSAQPDSRRRFDVEARAAAGLSHPHVVAVHDVGEYRTTPYIVMERLSGRTLADALDHGPLPDHAVRALLDQVLSALSAAHRAGVLHRDIKPANILLTEDGSAKVADFGIAKLADSADTMTGQIFGTMAYLSPERIAARPATVADDLYAVGVVGYQALSGRLPFPQENLAELVRAISEGLRPPLAALRPDADPALVDVIERALARAFGSATEMRAALPGGLPVRPPTRVLESPPVDPTTRVVPVRRRRRRRPVIAAIGAIAVVVMVVVAFVVDSASRPSAPEPAGSTTSEPSPPTTSVLPPPSSAPVPTDQQGPPKDRGGGNGKGNTNGHKPKHSQGG; encoded by the coding sequence ATGCAGCGCCCGGAACTTCTCGGCGACCGGTATGAACTGCGGGGACTGCTGGGCCGCGGCGGTATGGCGGAGGTTCACTCCGGCTGGGACGTCAGGCTGGGCCGTGCGGTCGCGATCAAACTGCTCTCTGCGCCGCTGAGCGCGCAACCGGACAGCCGGCGACGGTTCGACGTGGAGGCGCGGGCGGCGGCCGGTCTGAGTCATCCGCATGTGGTGGCGGTGCACGATGTCGGCGAATACCGGACCACCCCCTACATCGTCATGGAACGGTTGTCCGGACGGACGCTGGCCGACGCGCTCGACCACGGCCCACTTCCGGACCATGCGGTGCGGGCACTGCTCGACCAGGTGCTGTCCGCGCTATCGGCGGCGCACAGGGCGGGCGTGTTGCATCGCGACATCAAACCCGCGAACATCCTGCTGACCGAAGACGGATCGGCGAAGGTGGCCGACTTCGGAATCGCCAAGCTTGCCGATTCGGCGGACACGATGACCGGCCAGATCTTCGGAACCATGGCCTACCTGTCGCCGGAGCGGATCGCGGCGCGGCCGGCGACGGTGGCCGATGACCTGTACGCCGTCGGGGTGGTGGGCTACCAAGCGCTGTCCGGTCGACTGCCGTTTCCGCAGGAGAATCTCGCCGAACTGGTCCGCGCCATCTCCGAGGGGCTGCGTCCACCACTGGCTGCTCTGCGGCCCGATGCCGACCCCGCGCTGGTGGACGTCATCGAGCGGGCACTGGCGCGAGCCTTCGGCAGCGCAACCGAGATGCGTGCCGCGTTGCCAGGTGGGCTGCCGGTGCGCCCGCCGACCCGGGTCCTGGAGAGTCCGCCGGTCGATCCGACGACGAGGGTGGTCCCGGTGCGGCGGCGCCGCCGGCGTCGGCCGGTGATCGCGGCGATCGGAGCCATCGCCGTCGTGGTGATGGTGGTGGTGGCGTTCGTCGTGGATTCCGCGTCGCGGCCCAGCGCCCCCGAGCCGGCCGGTTCGACTACCTCCGAGCCTTCGCCGCCAACGACTTCCGTGCTGCCGCCGCCGTCGTCGGCGCCTGTCCCCACGGACCAGCAGGGCCCGCCGAAGGATCGCGGTGGCGGTAACGGCAAGGGAAATACCAACGGGCACAAGCCAAAACACAGTCAAGGCGGATAG
- a CDS encoding GntR family transcriptional regulator, which produces MLQLGQIDRADDKPPYRQIASMLRGAISSGQLEAGGRLPSEAELIEHFGVARMTVRQAVQELRAEGLVISEHGRGVFVRPAPPIRRLASDRFARQHRTSGKAAFTVEAEKSGYAPQVDNITVTRETPDSIVAERLRLPSAEEVVVRSRRYLADGKPVETATSYIPAAFARGTKIEQTDTGPGGIYARLEEAGHTLARFTEEVGARMPTPEERRALQLPPGAPVLTVVRTAYDTNDVAVEVCDTVKVASAYLLEYDFSAR; this is translated from the coding sequence GTGCTGCAACTTGGCCAGATCGACCGAGCGGACGATAAGCCGCCATATCGGCAGATCGCCAGCATGTTGCGCGGCGCCATCAGTTCTGGCCAGCTCGAAGCTGGTGGGCGTCTGCCCTCTGAGGCCGAGCTGATCGAGCATTTCGGGGTCGCGCGGATGACAGTCCGCCAGGCAGTACAAGAACTGCGCGCCGAAGGCCTGGTGATCTCCGAGCACGGTCGGGGCGTGTTCGTGCGACCCGCTCCCCCAATTCGGCGGCTCGCATCCGATCGCTTCGCGCGGCAACATCGCACCAGCGGCAAAGCAGCATTCACCGTCGAAGCGGAGAAGTCCGGCTACGCACCTCAGGTCGACAACATCACCGTGACGCGCGAGACACCGGATTCGATTGTCGCCGAACGCCTTCGACTGCCTTCTGCCGAGGAAGTCGTGGTCCGATCACGGCGCTACCTCGCCGATGGCAAACCAGTCGAAACCGCGACCTCCTACATTCCTGCCGCGTTCGCCAGGGGAACCAAGATCGAACAGACCGATACCGGGCCGGGCGGCATTTATGCGCGCCTCGAAGAGGCCGGCCACACCCTCGCGAGATTCACTGAAGAGGTCGGCGCCCGAATGCCCACTCCCGAAGAACGCCGCGCCTTGCAACTTCCGCCAGGGGCGCCTGTTCTCACCGTGGTTCGGACTGCCTATGACACCAACGACGTAGCCGTCGAGGTGTGCGACACAGTGAAGGTGGCATCTGCCTACCTGCTGGAATACGACTTCTCGGCGCGCTGA